Proteins from a genomic interval of Acidimicrobiales bacterium:
- the ccmA gene encoding heme ABC exporter ATP-binding protein CcmA, which yields MDPVIRFRSAIALVGRFPVLAGVDLDVAPGEILLLQGANGAGKTSILRACAGLLPVVAGEAHVLGEDITVHPRAVRRRVGMLGHATALYDDLTIEDNLEFAVRAARAPRERITPALERLGLTGRLPSTQVGALSAGQRRRAALAVLVARDPELWLLDEPHAGLDAENRDVLDDLIRDASRRGTTVLIASHERERASVLAARRVTVAGGVVTDDALTFSESMSSMSEPSKRKIHVA from the coding sequence ATGGACCCTGTGATTCGCTTTCGCTCAGCCATCGCGCTGGTCGGCCGCTTCCCCGTGCTGGCCGGCGTCGACCTTGACGTTGCCCCTGGCGAGATACTGCTTTTGCAGGGCGCGAACGGGGCCGGCAAGACGAGCATTCTCCGCGCCTGCGCCGGCCTGCTTCCGGTCGTCGCCGGAGAGGCGCACGTCCTCGGCGAGGACATCACCGTCCACCCGCGGGCGGTCCGCCGCAGGGTCGGAATGCTCGGCCACGCGACGGCCCTCTACGACGACCTCACCATCGAGGACAACCTCGAGTTCGCCGTCAGGGCCGCCCGTGCACCTCGGGAGAGGATCACCCCTGCGCTCGAGAGGCTTGGGTTGACCGGCCGGCTTCCCTCGACGCAAGTCGGGGCGCTCTCGGCGGGTCAGCGCCGGCGCGCAGCGCTCGCTGTCTTGGTGGCCCGTGATCCCGAGCTTTGGCTTCTCGACGAGCCTCACGCCGGTCTCGACGCTGAGAACCGCGACGTTCTCGATGACCTGATCCGCGACGCGTCCAGGCGCGGCACGACCGTGCTGATCGCCTCCCACGAACGCGAGCGCGCATCCGTTCTCGCCGCCCGACGGGTCACCGTCGCGGGAGGCGTGGTGACCGACGACGCCCTTACTTTTTCGGAATCAATGTCATCAATGTCAGAGCCATCCAAGAGGAAGATCCATGTGGCGTGA
- a CDS encoding heme exporter protein CcmB has translation MWRDAALIAGKDVRVELRSRVTTTQVAPYAILVLLLFGFAFDQNHTILKQASPGLFWVSVLLCSLLSVQRSFAIEAADGARDGLRLSGLDPAGVFLGKVAAVALQLVLLEVLLGTGVVVLFGTTLRNPALLVLSAAAATVGLAAAGVVYGMMAAGLRVRETLLPLLVLPVVAPVLLGATQTWMAALGLSHTNGWRWMALLGSFAAIYLTIGVLGFATLLEEA, from the coding sequence ATGTGGCGTGACGCCGCGCTGATCGCGGGCAAGGACGTGCGGGTGGAGCTGCGCAGCCGGGTGACGACAACACAGGTCGCCCCCTACGCGATCCTTGTTCTCTTGCTCTTCGGGTTCGCGTTCGATCAGAACCACACCATCCTCAAGCAGGCCTCCCCGGGCCTGTTCTGGGTTTCGGTGTTGCTGTGTTCTCTGTTGTCGGTGCAGCGGAGCTTCGCGATCGAAGCGGCCGACGGGGCGAGGGATGGTTTGAGGTTGAGCGGCCTCGATCCGGCAGGAGTCTTCCTCGGAAAAGTCGCGGCGGTCGCGTTGCAACTGGTGCTTCTCGAGGTGCTGCTCGGCACCGGGGTCGTTGTTCTTTTCGGAACGACACTGCGCAATCCCGCGCTGCTGGTTCTGAGCGCCGCGGCCGCGACCGTCGGGCTCGCCGCAGCCGGTGTCGTCTACGGGATGATGGCTGCGGGACTGCGTGTACGCGAGACGTTGCTCCCGCTGCTCGTGTTGCCTGTCGTCGCGCCGGTGCTGCTCGGCGCCACGCAGACGTGGATGGCGGCTCTCGGCCTGTCCCACACCAACGGTTGGCGCTGGATGGCGTTGTTGGGAAGCTTTGCGGCCATTTACCTGACCATAGGCGTGCTGGGTTTCGCGACTCTCTTGGAGGAAGCGTGA
- the ccsA gene encoding cytochrome c biogenesis protein CcsA, giving the protein MSRRGTADRTTLVLGAATLASLAVTAWLAFVVSPPDVTQGQLVRLIYVHPGAATAAYVGFGLCALASLAYLWPRTRSRRWDRLAAASAEVGVLFCAITLVTGSIWGKAAWGVWWTWDARLTLTALLFAVFVGYLALRRTGGDPDSRARRSAIAAVVAALLVPVDHEATTWWQTLHQDNTLLRPNPSIHGWQLVTMLMSFLAYGLLFAWLVLHRYRVELMEDRFEEEGFAAAIAERKAEAGVGSGVGS; this is encoded by the coding sequence GTGAGCAGGAGGGGTACCGCAGACAGGACCACGCTCGTGCTGGGCGCGGCGACCCTGGCCTCCCTCGCGGTAACGGCTTGGCTCGCTTTCGTCGTGTCGCCACCGGACGTAACCCAAGGACAGCTGGTCAGGCTGATCTATGTGCACCCCGGCGCCGCGACAGCGGCCTATGTCGGGTTCGGGCTCTGCGCCCTCGCCAGCCTCGCGTATCTCTGGCCGCGAACTCGCAGCCGTCGCTGGGATCGCCTTGCAGCGGCCTCAGCCGAAGTTGGGGTTCTCTTCTGCGCCATCACGTTGGTCACCGGTTCGATATGGGGCAAGGCGGCGTGGGGTGTTTGGTGGACCTGGGATGCACGGCTGACCCTGACCGCGCTGCTCTTCGCGGTGTTCGTCGGATATCTGGCACTTCGTCGAACAGGCGGAGATCCCGACTCGCGCGCGAGGCGGAGCGCCATCGCTGCCGTCGTCGCCGCGTTGCTGGTGCCGGTCGACCACGAGGCGACGACCTGGTGGCAGACGTTGCATCAGGACAACACCCTCCTGCGACCGAACCCCAGCATTCACGGCTGGCAGCTGGTGACCATGCTGATGTCCTTTCTGGCGTACGGCCTTCTGTTCGCGTGGTTGGTGTTGCACCGTTACCGGGTTGAGCTGATGGAAGACCGGTTCGAGGAAGAGGGTTTTGCCGCCGCGATCGCCGAGCGCAAGGCCGAAGCGGGTGTGGGGAGCGGGGTGGGGAGTTGA
- a CDS encoding cytochrome c maturation protein CcmE: MALKSSDRTQVALAPRLRRRAYLTSWKRRVVAGVVVAGALGFLLFEGLDNATVYFKTADQAVADRASLGSRQFRIEGTVEPGVQQAAGRTLFSIIANGVSVNVVDSAEPPELFKAGIPVVLEGHWQGAAYAADRIVVKHSASYTEAHPNRLKSQLPASTLPGSGQP, from the coding sequence GTGGCGCTGAAGTCCTCGGATCGCACGCAAGTCGCGCTAGCCCCGCGACTCCGCCGGCGCGCCTACCTGACGTCGTGGAAACGCCGCGTCGTCGCCGGGGTCGTCGTCGCCGGCGCGCTCGGCTTCCTTCTGTTCGAAGGGCTTGACAACGCGACGGTTTATTTCAAGACCGCCGATCAGGCGGTGGCGGACCGAGCTTCGCTCGGCTCGCGCCAGTTCCGGATCGAGGGGACCGTCGAGCCGGGGGTGCAACAGGCGGCGGGCAGGACTCTTTTCTCGATCATCGCCAACGGCGTGAGCGTGAACGTGGTGGACAGCGCCGAGCCGCCCGAACTGTTCAAGGCCGGCATACCGGTCGTTCTCGAGGGACACTGGCAGGGAGCTGCATATGCGGCTGATCGGATCGTGGTCAAGCACTCGGCCAGCTACACCGAAGCGCATCCGAACCGGCTGAAGTCGCAACTCCCGGCATCGACGCTCCCGGGATCGGGACAACCGTGA
- a CDS encoding heme lyase CcmF/NrfE family subunit: MNAAVGYSAIIFALAGAVAGCATLVFGLVRKKETLLRAGRTYTWVILLGAAVATIALQHALITRDFSLQYVSNNDSLATPLLFRITAMWSNLAGSILLWGLVLAGYLAAIAVHFRRRVTDPLVGWATAIAYGVAVFFFGLMATVANPFTHVHGAVPTDGPGPDPLLQNHVLVAFHPPMLYLGLVGFTVPFAFACASLITGRVGEGWLIETRRWTLFSWGFLTAGVILGAWWSYEVLGWGGYWAWDPVENAAFIPWLTATAYLHSVMVQERRGMLRVWNLSLVMATFSLTILATFLTRSGVLESVHSFNNTGIGAALLTFFGLVVAGGVGLLAWRGDRLRSPGAIDSPVSREGAFLANNLLFGAFALVVLLGTVFPLIAQSLNGSQITVGAPYFDRMTLPIVVCLLFLMAVAPVLPWRKASGELLRSRLLWPSIAAVGVLVVCVAAGVRGLNPLLAFGLGAFAGGSAIRQLVIATRRQGWRGFVGRANGGMVVHLGVVLIAVAFAASHSFAHQTQLTLSQGQTARFDGHSFSYLGMRSISGATHSAVEALVRVDGGKVYGPAISDYPFASEEIGTPSVRSRPGEDVYLTLAATPAKPGGPVVVGVIVEPLVMWIWIGGGVIIAGSALSAWPGRRRRRPIKPVGARVPERETGLDKAEILLEKQPVALRMEGQA, translated from the coding sequence GTGAACGCGGCAGTCGGCTACAGCGCAATCATCTTCGCTCTGGCGGGCGCGGTTGCCGGCTGCGCGACGCTGGTGTTCGGACTGGTTCGGAAAAAAGAAACGTTGCTCCGCGCCGGGCGCACCTACACCTGGGTCATTCTTCTTGGCGCGGCGGTTGCAACGATCGCTCTGCAACACGCGCTCATCACCAGAGACTTCTCGCTGCAGTACGTCTCGAACAACGACAGCCTGGCGACGCCTCTTCTCTTCCGCATAACCGCTATGTGGTCGAACCTTGCCGGTTCCATTCTTCTGTGGGGGCTGGTACTGGCCGGCTACTTGGCCGCCATCGCGGTCCATTTTCGCCGGCGCGTGACCGACCCGTTGGTTGGCTGGGCCACCGCGATCGCGTATGGCGTGGCGGTGTTCTTCTTCGGTCTCATGGCGACGGTGGCGAACCCGTTCACCCACGTGCACGGTGCTGTCCCCACCGACGGACCGGGCCCTGATCCTCTGCTTCAGAACCACGTGCTCGTCGCGTTCCACCCGCCGATGCTCTACCTCGGCTTGGTCGGCTTCACCGTCCCGTTCGCTTTCGCGTGCGCGAGCCTGATCACCGGGCGGGTCGGAGAGGGCTGGCTCATTGAGACGAGAAGGTGGACGCTGTTCTCGTGGGGTTTCCTGACGGCCGGGGTAATCCTCGGCGCCTGGTGGAGCTACGAGGTCCTTGGCTGGGGTGGCTACTGGGCCTGGGACCCGGTCGAGAACGCAGCCTTCATCCCTTGGCTCACTGCCACCGCGTACCTCCACTCAGTGATGGTCCAGGAGAGGCGGGGGATGCTCAGAGTCTGGAACCTCTCGCTCGTGATGGCGACGTTCTCGTTGACGATCCTTGCGACGTTCCTCACCCGCTCGGGTGTGCTGGAGTCGGTCCACTCGTTCAACAACACCGGGATCGGCGCGGCTTTGCTGACCTTCTTTGGGCTCGTTGTCGCCGGAGGAGTGGGTCTCCTCGCGTGGCGAGGTGATCGGTTGCGGTCGCCGGGCGCGATCGATTCGCCGGTGTCGAGGGAGGGCGCGTTCCTCGCCAACAATCTGCTCTTCGGGGCGTTCGCATTGGTGGTTCTGCTGGGAACCGTGTTCCCGTTGATCGCGCAGTCCCTCAACGGCTCGCAGATAACTGTCGGCGCACCGTACTTCGACCGGATGACCCTGCCGATCGTCGTCTGCCTCCTGTTCCTAATGGCCGTCGCGCCGGTGCTTCCTTGGCGCAAGGCGTCCGGAGAGCTATTGCGAAGCCGGTTGTTGTGGCCGTCAATCGCCGCAGTTGGTGTGCTCGTCGTCTGCGTCGCAGCGGGGGTGCGTGGCCTGAATCCATTGCTAGCCTTCGGCTTGGGGGCATTCGCCGGGGGTTCCGCGATCCGCCAGCTTGTCATCGCGACCCGTCGTCAGGGGTGGAGGGGATTCGTAGGACGGGCCAACGGCGGGATGGTCGTGCACCTGGGTGTGGTGTTGATAGCGGTGGCCTTCGCGGCCAGCCACTCGTTCGCTCATCAGACTCAGCTGACCCTGTCGCAGGGTCAGACCGCTCGCTTTGACGGCCACTCGTTTTCTTATCTAGGGATGAGATCCATCTCTGGAGCGACTCACAGCGCGGTCGAGGCGCTGGTCCGGGTGGACGGAGGCAAGGTCTACGGGCCGGCGATAAGCGACTATCCGTTTGCAAGCGAAGAGATCGGAACTCCGTCGGTGAGAAGCCGCCCCGGAGAGGACGTCTACCTGACGCTGGCCGCCACACCGGCCAAGCCCGGCGGCCCAGTAGTTGTAGGAGTGATCGTCGAGCCCCTCGTGATGTGGATTTGGATCGGTGGAGGCGTGATCATCGCGGGCTCGGCGTTGTCGGCGTGGCCCGGCCGGCGGAGGCGGCGACCCATCAAGCCGGTCGGAGCACGTGTCCCGGAGCGCGAAACAGGGCTCGACAAGGCCGAGATCCTGCTCGAGAAGCAACCGGTGGCTCTCCGGATGGAGGGGCAAGCGTGA
- a CDS encoding TlpA disulfide reductase family protein — MRRRPVMWIALGAAVVLAVLVAVLASSGPASQVTSASPLVGRTAPAIKGKAIDGPGNGAADVSLAQFAGKWVLVNFAASWCVPCQEEMPQLLNFDKQHQGAGDALVLTVAYDEQNVPGLASFLRSWHAAWPAVDDGSAVVNYGVGGLPESYLVDPAGTVVAKYVGQINSTQLDAVISKASGTTASAVPATGAGS; from the coding sequence GTGAGGCGTCGACCGGTGATGTGGATTGCGCTGGGGGCTGCAGTGGTGCTCGCAGTCCTCGTCGCCGTCCTAGCAAGCAGCGGTCCCGCGAGCCAGGTCACCTCTGCGAGCCCTCTGGTAGGCAGGACCGCCCCGGCAATCAAGGGAAAAGCGATCGACGGCCCCGGCAATGGTGCGGCCGACGTCAGCTTGGCCCAGTTCGCTGGCAAGTGGGTGCTCGTCAACTTCGCGGCGAGCTGGTGCGTGCCCTGCCAGGAGGAGATGCCGCAGCTCCTGAACTTCGACAAGCAGCACCAGGGCGCCGGGGATGCGCTGGTCCTTACCGTCGCCTACGACGAGCAGAACGTTCCCGGACTTGCTTCGTTCCTTCGTTCCTGGCACGCCGCCTGGCCCGCTGTCGATGATGGTTCTGCCGTCGTCAACTACGGCGTGGGTGGGCTGCCCGAGAGCTACCTGGTCGATCCTGCTGGGACCGTCGTGGCCAAGTACGTGGGTCAGATCAATTCGACGCAGCTCGATGCCGTTATATCCAAGGCAAGCGGAACCACGGCTTCAGCGGTACCGGCAACCGGAGCCGGCTCGTGA
- a CDS encoding cytochrome c-type biogenesis protein CcmH, whose translation MIWRRWLPWVLLAGIATGALVVGTHRSPPSSSPDARVMHTAGEVRCPVCEGQSAAQSQAAASVQIRDQIRQELAAGESEQQILAGLERAYGPSILEKPQATGVALVVWVLPVLAVLAGAGGLAFAFRRWRARLQWQTGGPSEADRRLVDDALRSREAPA comes from the coding sequence GTGATCTGGCGCCGCTGGCTGCCCTGGGTTCTTCTGGCCGGGATTGCTACCGGCGCGCTAGTCGTAGGGACACATCGCTCGCCCCCGTCTTCAAGCCCCGATGCCCGAGTCATGCACACGGCCGGAGAGGTCCGTTGCCCGGTGTGTGAAGGGCAGTCCGCCGCGCAATCGCAGGCTGCCGCGTCGGTTCAGATCCGCGACCAGATCCGGCAGGAACTTGCCGCCGGCGAGAGCGAGCAACAGATCCTCGCGGGGCTCGAGCGCGCTTACGGCCCGAGCATCCTCGAGAAACCTCAGGCAACCGGCGTCGCGCTCGTCGTATGGGTGCTTCCCGTTCTCGCCGTCCTGGCCGGTGCCGGCGGGCTCGCATTTGCATTCCGGCGATGGCGGGCACGATTGCAATGGCAAACGGGTGGTCCGAGCGAAGCCGACCGCCGGCTGGTGGACGACGCGTTGCGATCCCGAGAGGCGCCGGCGTGA